The genomic DNA TAACGCAAGTAAAAAGTGGTGAAAGCTTTGAAAAGGATGATATTGCTAATTTTCTATCCGGTATATTGAATTTTCTTACTCAAGATAACTTTTACCCACAAGGTACATTTAACCAAATTAGGCATGAAATTCTTTTTCAAATTTTAAAAAACGTAAAAAATATACGTAATGGCTTACCCGATATAGCTGTTTACTTTGCAACAAGTGGCATTTATCAAAAATCAGATGAACATGAAGCAATTTTCAAACAAATAAAATATGAAATTGAACAAAAAACTTTTTTCCATCAGGTGAAAGCTGAACCACTAGATAGAGCTAAATTAATTAGTTTATATGATGATACGAACAAAGATATTCAAGCTAAATTAAAATTTCAAGAGTTTTTTGCTATCCCATCAATGCCAAATATTCCTCAGTCATATTTAGCTTTAGTTAATGCTAAAGATTTCATTGATTCAATATTATTCGATGAAGACAAAAATATAAAAAATAATATTTTTGAAGAAAATATACGTGCTTATTTAGGTGAAGAAGTTTATGTAAACTCAAATATAAAAAAATCACTTGAAGAAGAAAAGTCACAAAAAATATTTTCTGTATTAAATAATGGAATTACCATTATTTCGCCTGATTTAGCATTTTCCCCAAGTGATAAAACTATTGACCTAACAAATTATCAAATTATCAATGGATGTCAAACTAGTAATGTATTATTTGAAAATCGGGACATTATTAATGATGATACAAAAATTATCGTTAAGTTTATCTCGACTACTCATGAAGAAACTATTACAAAAATTATATCATCTACTAATAATCAGTCTAATATCGACAACAATGCATTTCTTGGTCTAAAAGAAAAAACTCGTATGGTTCAAAGATATTTTGAAACCATGAACAATACGGTAGGTGATGAAAACAGAGTATATTTTGAAAGAAGGCAGAATGAATACTCTCAATCAGATTATCAAAAATCACGTATATTTGATCTAAGAACTGTAGTACAGGCATATAATGCAATGATACTTGAAGAACCATTTAACTCATCTCGTTACGTGAAAAAAATATTTGAATCTAATGAGTTATTTAAAGATGATGATGAAGAAAGCTTATACTATATCTGTTCATTAGCTCTGTATAAAATTCATGTAGCTATTAACAGTAAAAAACTTAAATACTCAAATTTAAAATGGCATGTCTTATTCATTATGAAATATGTGGCCACAAAATCTAATAAAAATTGGACACGTAATAGTAAAAAATCAAATCAAAATGTGAAAAAAATTATTGAAACCTTAACTGATAAAGAAAAGTTTGAAAATGCGCTAAATGAATGCTTAGCTATTATTGAATCATTACCTATTCCAACTTCTGATGAAATAAAGAGACAAAAATATACAGCTGATTTAAGAAGTAAAACTTTTGAATACTTAAATTTTTAAGAAAAATTACCTTTTAACGATATTTGACATAAGCTAAAAAAGATGTCCTGGTGACATCTTTTTTTGATTTTGGAGTGTTTAAAAAATTAGGTACTATTTTCCTTACTGCTCTAAATTCAAGAACCTTAAAGCCTCTTAAATATCCTCAGCAACTTTCTGCGCCAACAATGTCGCAAAATGCTGTTTAATCCTATTTCCCTGTGCATCTACCCGATGCAACTCACCGACATTTTCATTATATTTCACAATGTTCCAGCCCTCATAAAGCGCACTTAACTCCCCTGCTTTAAAGGCAAAAGGAAAGTCAGGCTGTGCCGGAAGGTCGTCCGTATTCATCGCACAGACAATCAGGTTATAGCCTCCCGGAACAGTCGCTTGTTGCATCTGCTTAATCAGAGGTTTCACCGTTTGGGCTTGCAAGAACATCATCACCACAGTACAGCAAATAAAATCATAACGGCCGGTAATACTTGGGTCTGCATTTAAATCACGCTGTTGCACCTGAATATTATCAATCTGCTCACTCTGAATAATCTGCCTCAACTTTTGCAGGCTGTTTTCATTGACATCCCAGGCATCCACCTCAAAACCATGCTGACTTAAATACAGCGTATTACGCCCCTGCCCGCAGCCAACATCGAGGGCACGGCCACCTTGCAAATATGGCGTAGCAGCCAGAATTTCAGAGTGCGTGGGTGAAAGCTGATATTTTTTATAAAAATAATCCTGTGGCAGACAGTAAAACTGTAGCTGACATTCAATGTCATCACTGGCAGAAACAATTTTATGCCATGCTTGCGGTTCAATAAACGGAGGTTGCTGCTCTAGGCTAAAAACATGCTCAGACTTTACGGCTCCCGATTCCTCCAGCATGGCAAAATGCAGCTCACCCTTGAATACGGTTAATTTTGCCCAGGTACCGGCTTTGGTATTGTGCTGGTTTTTAAACCCTTGCGGGATACTCTGCTGTGTCCAGACAGGAAGTTCTTTATAACAAATAAGCTGTTGCATAAAAGGCTGTACTCCAAAGCATCGGTCGGTGGTCGGGCTGACTCAATCAGTTGATGATCTATGTTTTAGCATAGCCCGTTCCACAGCAGAATGAAATAAGCCAATGAGATGCCATTCAGGCAAACTAAAAACCCTATAGAAAAACAAAAACTGCCCGATACGGACAGTTTTTGGGGAAACTTTAAAAGCGAGATAAATATTTTTTAATGCAGCAGTTGTTCGCGCAACCATTCCATATATTTTTCTTGGTCCATAAAGTCAGGGGCGCTACCGGTATCCAGACTGTAATACTGCTGATTGAACTGAATCACAATCTGCTCGGTATGATGCCAATCTTCAATCATTTTAAAGTATTGATTAAAGAAAAAACGGTTTTTACCCCAATTGTTCAGGCTTTCCAGTTTTGGGTATTTTTTATTTTCAACAAATTCACTGTATACATGCTGAATATCATCAAAAACGTGTAGGGTTTTCATGACTCACCTGCCTAGATTTTATAATGTGACCTTTGCAACGGTTTTAATCTAGCAACCGAATTTGAATAACAAATGACAGTCTTATTGCAAAACTGT from Acinetobacter sp. CS-2 includes the following:
- the tehB gene encoding SAM-dependent methyltransferase TehB — protein: MQQLICYKELPVWTQQSIPQGFKNQHNTKAGTWAKLTVFKGELHFAMLEESGAVKSEHVFSLEQQPPFIEPQAWHKIVSASDDIECQLQFYCLPQDYFYKKYQLSPTHSEILAATPYLQGGRALDVGCGQGRNTLYLSQHGFEVDAWDVNENSLQKLRQIIQSEQIDNIQVQQRDLNADPSITGRYDFICCTVVMMFLQAQTVKPLIKQMQQATVPGGYNLIVCAMNTDDLPAQPDFPFAFKAGELSALYEGWNIVKYNENVGELHRVDAQGNRIKQHFATLLAQKVAEDI
- a CDS encoding AIPR family protein; translated protein: MHIVLKGIVEDYAKSFDLDSSDISKNFEYFVNYLLAHKELGHIVQPNELTTSEDDASLDGIAIFLDGNLITSLEMAEEILSDKKRKVDAKIILTQVKSGESFEKDDIANFLSGILNFLTQDNFYPQGTFNQIRHEILFQILKNVKNIRNGLPDIAVYFATSGIYQKSDEHEAIFKQIKYEIEQKTFFHQVKAEPLDRAKLISLYDDTNKDIQAKLKFQEFFAIPSMPNIPQSYLALVNAKDFIDSILFDEDKNIKNNIFEENIRAYLGEEVYVNSNIKKSLEEEKSQKIFSVLNNGITIISPDLAFSPSDKTIDLTNYQIINGCQTSNVLFENRDIINDDTKIIVKFISTTHEETITKIISSTNNQSNIDNNAFLGLKEKTRMVQRYFETMNNTVGDENRVYFERRQNEYSQSDYQKSRIFDLRTVVQAYNAMILEEPFNSSRYVKKIFESNELFKDDDEESLYYICSLALYKIHVAINSKKLKYSNLKWHVLFIMKYVATKSNKNWTRNSKKSNQNVKKIIETLTDKEKFENALNECLAIIESLPIPTSDEIKRQKYTADLRSKTFEYLNF